CGTCGCAGGTGGTGTCGAGCCACAGGTGCAGCGCGTCGCCCACGGTATTGCGACCGGCGACTGCGCCGAGGTTGCCCAGTTCTTCGGCGAGCAACGCCTGATCTTTTTCGCCCACGCCAGAGAGCGTGACTTTCAGACGCTTCTGACCCGGCGGGATGTCGCTGGTCGGCGCACCGCTGGCGTCGACGGCCGGCGTCGCTTGCGCTGCCGGCGCCGCAGGTGCGGGCGCCGGTGCGGGCGCCGGGGGCGGTGCGAAGGGCGACGTCGGCGCGGCGGATACCGGCGCACCGTCGCCTTCGGCGGCGAGTTGCTGGAGCACAGCGCAGATGCGCTTCATGGCCTCGGCATCGGGTTCACTGGAGGCGCGGTAGGCATTCAACTGTTGATGCAACACGTCTTTGGTTTCCAGGAAGGTGTCGACCATCTCGGTGCGCAACTGCAATTCGCCGCGACGGGCGCGGTCGAGCAGGTTTTCCAGCAGGTGCGTGGTCTCGGTGAGTGCGGTGAAGCCGAACGTCGCGGCGCCGCCCTTGATCGAATGTGCGGCCCGGAAGATCGCGTTGAGCTGCTCGTTATCGGGCGCGCTTACGTCGAGCGCAAGCAAGAGGTGCTCCATCTCTGCGAGCAACTCTTCCGCTTCATCGAAAAAGGTCTGGTAGAACTGGGTGATATCCACCGGTTTCCTCGTCCTAACTTGGTTGTGCCATCGACGCGATCGACTTCATCGTCATGCGCCTTCGCCGACGAGCGATGCGACCACGTCGACCAGTGCTTCGGGGTCGACCGGCTTGATCAGCCAGCCGCTGGCGCCCGCTTCACGGGCCGCCGTCTTGTATGCGCCGTCGACTTCGGTCGTCAGCACCAGAATGGGGGTCTCGGCAAACGCGTCGAGCTCGCGCAGCGCGCGAATGAGCGACAGGCCGTCCATGCCGGGCATGTGCTGATCGGTCAGCACCAGATCGAAGACAGCGTTCGTGGCCAGCGTGAGCGCTTCCTGCCCGTCTCGGGCGGTCGTCACGGCGTAGCCCGCTTCATCGAGCGTAGCGGCCAGGATCTGACGCATCGACGCGGAATCGTCGACGGCGAGAATCGTGTTGCGAAGGGCCTGCATGCGTCTCCTCTTGTCGGTTATCGCGACGCGCCGGGCGCCGTCGGGGCCGCCGGAGGTGCTGGCAGCGGGGGCAATCCCGGCATGGCCGGCCCGCCAGACATCTCTCCGCTGATGGCGGCACTCACCGCGTTGCTGCCTGCACCGCGCGCGTTTGCGGCGTCGATCGTCGGCTGATCCACCTCGTGCTTGACCGACTGCTCTGCGCGGCGGTTGAGCACGATGATGCTGATGCGACGGTTGATCGGGTTGTAGGCGTCGTCTCGATCGAGCGGCACCGTCGACGCCAGACCGACCACGCGTAGCACCTTCTCACTGTCGAGACCGCCCGCGATCAATTCGCGACGCGATGCGTTGGCGCGGTCCGCCGACAGTTCCCAGTTGCTGTAGCTCTTGTCACCTTGCGCGTACGCTGTGGCGTCAGTGTGGCCAGACAGGCTGATGGCGTTCGGTACGCCGTTGAGCGATTTGCCGATTTCACGCAGGATGTCGCGCATGTACGGCTGCACCTGCGCGCTCGCATTGGCGAACATCGGCCGGTTCTGATCGTCCACGATCTGAATGCGCAGCCCCTCGGTCGTCACGTCGATCAGCAGTTGCTTGCGGAACTGTTTGAGCGTGGGGTTACTTTCGATCGCTTTCTCGATGCGCGCTTTGAGATCGCGCAAACGTTGTGCATCTGCACGCTCGGCCATCTCGGCGGTGGTCGCCTGACGCGAGCGCGTCTGGTCGCCGCGCGACTTCTGACCGTCGGTACGTGTGGTGTCGGTGCCGCCGCCAGGAATCACGCCGCTGTTGTCGGCGGCGTTACGTCCACCGGTGAGCGCCACCTTGAGCGGCGTGCGGAAGTATTCCGCAATCCCCGTCAGTTCCTTGCTGCTCACCGAACTCAGCAACCACATCAGCAGGAAGAACGCCATCATGGCCGTCATGAAGTCGGCGTAGGCAATCTTCCAGGCACCGCCGTGGTGGCCGTGCCCGCCGGCTTTGCGGCGCTTGACGATGATGGGCCGCTCGTCTTTCTCGCTCATTTCTCGCGTCCGTCAACGTGCCTTGACCTGTCGCACGTGCTCTTCGAGCTCGGCGAACGACGGACGTACGGTGGAATAAAGCACCTTGCGGCCGAACTCGACCGACAGGGCCGGCGCGTAACCGTTCAGGCTGGCGAGCAGCGTGACCTTGATGCACTCGTAGAGCTTCACCGACTCGTTGATGCGGTGTTCGATGAGCTGCGCCAGCGGCGAGATAAAGCCGTAGGCGAGCAGAATACCGAGGAAGGTTCCCACGAGAGCCTGTGCAATGAGGGCGCCGAGCACGGCCGGCGGCTGGTCGGCCGAGGCCATCGTGTGCACCACGCCCATCACGGCCGCCACGATACCGAAGGCCGGCATGGCGTCACCCGTCTTTTGCAGACAGTGCGCGGGCACTTCGCCCTCATGGCGGTACGTTTCGATTTCGTGATCCATCAGGTTCTCGATCTCGAACGCATTCATGTTGCCGCTGACCATCAGTCGCAGATAGTCGGTCAGGAATTCCATGATGCGCGGCTCGCCGAGAATGCGCGGGTACTGCGAGAACACCGGGCTCGATGCCGGATCTTCGACGTCTCCCTCGATGGCAAGCATGCCGTCCTTACGCGCTTTGGCGAGCAGCACGTACAGGAGCGCCATCAGCTCCATGTACAGCTCTTTGGTGTATTTCGAGCCCTTGAACAGCATCGGCAGCGCTTTCATCGTCGCCTTGATCGCCTTGCTGTTGTTGCCCACCACGAACGAGCCGACGCCCGCGCCACCGATGATCAGCAGCTCGGTCGGCTGAAACAGCGCGCCCAAGTGGCCCCCGCCAATGACGAAGCCGCCAAAGACCGATGCCAGAACGATGATGTAACCAATGACGACAAGCACTGCCGGATACCTCTCGCAAAAATACGTCTACGGAAAATTGTCCTTCCTGTTCAGAGGGCTTAACGGCAGACACGCAGGGAAACTGTAGGGGCGGGATTACCTCGATACGCTCGGTGAGGGGGGCCCCGATCAGGCCGCTAACGGCGAAATGGCGGCATCCGGGTCACCCGACGCCACGGCGGGCGCGAGATCGGCGGCATGCGCGTGCTTCGCTTTTCGAGTCTTTCCGGCGCGCGACGGCGGTGCGCACAGCCCGCAAACGTACTGACCATGGGGCTCGTGCGCATGCGTGACGAAGTGGCCGCCACAGCGGGTGCACGGCGTCATCTGCAGCATCTTGCTGTCGAAAAAGCGAACGAGCGTCCACGCGCGCGTAAATCCGAGCACCGCTTCCCAACCGTGCAACTCCACATGCTCCAGGTACAGGCGGTAAGCCTTGACGATGGCTTCGATGCCCTGGCATCCGCCGTACTGCACGAGGTGGCGGTAGATGTTGTGGAAAAGCG
This window of the Pandoraea sputorum genome carries:
- a CDS encoding response regulator, translated to MQALRNTILAVDDSASMRQILAATLDEAGYAVTTARDGQEALTLATNAVFDLVLTDQHMPGMDGLSLIRALRELDAFAETPILVLTTEVDGAYKTAAREAGASGWLIKPVDPEALVDVVASLVGEGA
- the motB gene encoding flagellar motor protein MotB; the encoded protein is MSEKDERPIIVKRRKAGGHGHHGGAWKIAYADFMTAMMAFFLLMWLLSSVSSKELTGIAEYFRTPLKVALTGGRNAADNSGVIPGGGTDTTRTDGQKSRGDQTRSRQATTAEMAERADAQRLRDLKARIEKAIESNPTLKQFRKQLLIDVTTEGLRIQIVDDQNRPMFANASAQVQPYMRDILREIGKSLNGVPNAISLSGHTDATAYAQGDKSYSNWELSADRANASRRELIAGGLDSEKVLRVVGLASTVPLDRDDAYNPINRRISIIVLNRRAEQSVKHEVDQPTIDAANARGAGSNAVSAAISGEMSGGPAMPGLPPLPAPPAAPTAPGASR
- the flhC gene encoding flagellar transcriptional regulator FlhC; this translates as MRTKSVVLEAREIQLAIELIELGARLQLLEAETSLSRDRLIKLYKELKGASPPKGMLPFSTDWFVTWLPNIHSSLFHNIYRHLVQYGGCQGIEAIVKAYRLYLEHVELHGWEAVLGFTRAWTLVRFFDSKMLQMTPCTRCGGHFVTHAHEPHGQYVCGLCAPPSRAGKTRKAKHAHAADLAPAVASGDPDAAISPLAA
- the motA gene encoding flagellar motor stator protein MotA; protein product: MLVVIGYIIVLASVFGGFVIGGGHLGALFQPTELLIIGGAGVGSFVVGNNSKAIKATMKALPMLFKGSKYTKELYMELMALLYVLLAKARKDGMLAIEGDVEDPASSPVFSQYPRILGEPRIMEFLTDYLRLMVSGNMNAFEIENLMDHEIETYRHEGEVPAHCLQKTGDAMPAFGIVAAVMGVVHTMASADQPPAVLGALIAQALVGTFLGILLAYGFISPLAQLIEHRINESVKLYECIKVTLLASLNGYAPALSVEFGRKVLYSTVRPSFAELEEHVRQVKAR